DNA sequence from the Alosa sapidissima isolate fAloSap1 chromosome 13, fAloSap1.pri, whole genome shotgun sequence genome:
atgtttctttcgtcccccatgtcgtttcatttatcccggtcgagggacgaatgaaacaaaacgcatgttcgatttctccttaaataaatcctgaatggttttgttcagagctgaaaatgcaactgtatttgacagaggaccgatgtagtttgcttgtgacaaaatattagctttcagtgttttacgatgtctttgtaaattacgtttaattaaaaagtgtttcagtccggttctcccctactctggcgcagaccgccattcaaacacacagctcgcggggttttcaaacttagctagctgactgacaaTGTCACTATGCCAAAGTGGGCAAAGAGCATTTTGTCATTACAGTCAATCTCTTCATGAATGTGCACACTGCTGAAAGATTACCTACGAGACAGGACTTACCCCTTCTTTCAGGGTTGATGGATGTGCGCAGGTCTTGCGCGAATGGCTTGACTAGGACTACGGCCCACGTTCCGTCCAGCCCGACAGTTGTTGAGGAAGTTTgacaaagcctaggcctactagaactttttaattatttttaggcCTAATAACAATTGCTCAAAGCGATTTTCACGAAGGGCCTAgggccataggcctatgttttttgtgtagagatggcccatgcatgaacgttctgcttctgcaaagagcgcacTGACACCCCTGTTCGTTCAACGCGACTTTCATGAAAACTAGGATTAACTGCctgtcaggtaggcctactaattgttctaaattacaggtgtcaaactcaagtttgcctttagcctatatctggcgtatgaaaatattttttgcgtgtagttgccatgcatggacgcactgcttctgcaaagagcgcacTGACACTGTCCTAAATAGCCTATTCAGCGCGATTTTCATGAAAACTCTAGGCCTAACTGCCTGTCTCAGGGAATATATAGCGCCTAGGTAGGCTATtaattaattgttctaaatcacaggtgtcagactcaagcctttagcctacatttggggtaggcctatgaaaatattttttgtgtagcctacagttggccCACCAGTTATGAACGCACTGCATCTGCAAAGAGTCGACACTCTTCATATATCCACtcaatgtttttatgttaggctagcctactgaatgctTTTGTTCCAAGCGTCTATTGACACTAAACAGACAGATTAATagtctatgtttagcctattgcattATTTTCCGTAACATAAGCTTATAGAATAATAGTCTGACgtccgtgtagcctacttttgcgttcatttgattgaatattgtttctgaaattggataggctaagtcgaaaaatgggtcattttaaagcttgttaatgattttaatgtgtttaaatgagaaACAAGCAAAAGCAAATTTGGGCGGTTTTTTGTGCATTCTCGCGGTTTTTGACGAGGTTTTGGGCTGGAAAACCTTGCTGGCATCTGGCAACAATGGCCCTAACTGCTTCTTGTTATCGGCTTTCACCAGCTGGTACTCCACCCTCACCCTGTGTTGACAgttagggccctatcatgacattctaaagtgcatcgtcactcattaaaagtctattcaaatttagtaggtccagttcacattgggaggggtttcgttatcaaacgtggagcgcatggcgcaacaaggtgttttttaatcagtcatacgggtgtgtttggggcgtaacatcatttaaaccaatgagaatgacatctgtcattccctttaacgcgcaaagcgcgatatgtcaaataaatgcatcggtattttgccattcaacggcgcatttgaaggaggctgcttgcgagattgcttgcatggtttaagaatgactgcttggaatagtcattcttaaaccatgcttcactaaaacctagcatagccttcacgcatttgcactcgtctattatttgaactcattggcaaagtgaaactaacttcaccaaggtctTGGACaccttcaccaaggtgtcagtcaacgaagacagttatatgcagttactttcactattgactgagaatgggttaccatcgaaaacataggctggaaaaagaaacacttaccctaatattgctcaaatgactgaataaaacaacatttatcctgcagaggagttgcttatatctcgtgacagtgtgtcttcagctgtgctccatacgtgtctctcgcctctcccctaatcacttttaattactcatcatgagatgtacagtatttcgtaatatatttattctaattatgtttcccattgtaatcgtgcaatttgtaatgctttaaaTGGATGAATAAcgaactttacgccatgcgctggtacccaaaatacagcccctgGTCTCTCAATCCACAGCATGTGCATTTTGCCATGTCAGGTTATTGTCAAAACTCATACAACAGATGTTCCACTAACATGTTTCTATCAACTATTACAAGAGGAGGGAGTGAAAGTACCTAGCCTAATATACGTTTACTTTTACAGGCCGGATGCTAGGCACTGTCTGTTCGTCAGACTACCATGATATGAAACCACTTAAAATCAGTACAACCCCAGCTTCAGCAGAAAACCAGATTTTGTCCGACGTGGCTCACAAAATAAGGTGGATATACTGTGTAAAGGCATAACAAGGGCGCAGATAATTTGACAGACAATAATCCGGGGGATCTTTCTGAGAgggccccctgtcagtgctgggcccttagaatcgtcCTAACCCCCCCCACAACTCATTATCATTGGTGTGCAACATCATCAACTAACAACTATCTTTCAGTTTCAAAATGAAACTGGATCATTTGACAGAAACAAAATACTGTATGACACACCAGGTCAACTAAAAGTTCAGCCATGAAGAACTCAAAATGAAAGTTACCCTTGAGTATAAATatcctcttctgctctctctcagaTATAGACCAAACCAACTCCTCCTCTGACATCAACATGCGAGCTGTTGTGCTTCTCCTGCTGGTGACTGTTGCCAGCGCCAAGGTGTTTGAAAGATGTGAGCTGGCTAGGAAACTGAAGTCTGCCGGAATGGGTGGCAGCCTCTCTGACTGTGAGTAGCTATAATTTAATTATGGGGCTTATCGATTTGGGGGTTATGTAAACATGCTACTTTTTTCAGCTTACATCCCTGCTAGTCCAGTCTGTGTTTTTGTAGATATGTTTTTATAGACTGATCAAAGAGGAGCTTTTGCATTTGCTTTCCcatagcatttgtgtgtgtgccctgacacctcatgtacagtatgtcagcATCTTGTTGACTAGCAGGAAATGAGAGAAACGAAACCTGTGTATGTGGCTTGCCCATGCCCCTGTCTCAGGACAAATCCCATGTTCTGAGCTACTACAACATGTTCCAATCTTATGTTGTATCCAGGGGTCTGCTTAGCCAAATGGGAGTCTGACTACAACACGCAGGCAATCAACCGTCACAATACAGACGGCTCCACTGACTATGGCATCTTCCAGATTAACAACAACTATTGGTGCAAAGACCCCAACTTTAAATCAAAGGCAAATGGCTGTGGAATCTCCTGCTCAGGTAAGTTGCACTACTGAATATTAAGCATTACATACAACTTTAAACACAAACTAATACCTTACAGAATGAAATATTATTATTGTCATATTTTTTGTTTCTATATTTCGTTTTTTCAGTAAGTTACTGTATGTTGTATGTAATGGTGCTCTATGATTTAAATTTTGTCTTCTTCTTGTTTAGCCCTACTGTCTGATAATATCCAGCCATCTATCAGTTGTGCCAAGCGCATTGCTAGCGAGCAAGGAATGTCGGCCTGGTAAGAATGAATTAAAGCACTCTTTATATGCAGTTAAAAACTAAGTACAGTATAAAAACTGTTAATAGACAGACTGAGCACtggataaataaacaaacatgccctgtgtgtgcattttagCAATAGGATGTGTACAAACAATGTACGTTTTTCCACAAACAATATTGGTTTAGAAAAGTATGCACTAGCCTATAATAAATGGGTAAGTTAATGAGTTGATAATATAGATGGCTTCATTTCTGTTCTGTGGCAAATATTTTTACATCTTAATTGGGGCAAATTGTTCTAACaatacatacaaataaatatgtGTTCAAATATGTAAAACTGTGTAGCGGGGAATCCCTGTTCACAATTTATTGTGTAAACTTAGATGAACAGACACTCTGCAGAAAAGTCGCTTAAAGTCCCCTCATTACTTTTTtctgtttatttgtattttctctctttcagggTGGCCTGGGTTAAACACTGCCAGGGAGACACACGCAGCTACATTGCTGGCTGTGGGGTTTAATGAGTGCCAGTTAGCATTACTTATATGAGCTCAGGTCCATTAAACTCAATAAAGTATACTATGTGGAATCACCTCACTTTTGCTTAGCACTGTTTTTTTCTGCTTATCTTTAAGAAAAATGTTTATACATCATTCCATTATAAGCATCATAGCTTCTTTAGGTGAAATTTTCCCTAAAATGGACAGGAAAGTTTGTATGTCTTGAGTGTTTTCGTAAGAGACATAACATAAGCAATCCGTACATGAAGATTTCCAAATGTCATAATGATTGATTGCTTGATTAATTGATGGACTAAATGACCAACAAACAACTAATTGCAGTATTTCAATCCAGTCATACCTTCATAttttctatttttctttctatctctatgCTGCTATATGCCTATGCCATTTATTCATTCTAACCAGGCATGCATTCCACTTTAAGCTGCAGTGTGGTGCTCTGtaacaatgtgtttgtgttataaAAACGGCATCATTGAAGTATATTGTTGCATTGTCATTTTTTATTGGGGGttcaaatcacaaatgagtggttatgggctaggttgatgcgggcccttaagaccaacacaaAAATGATCATTATGGGTGCTATGTggtcataataataagaacaaatagatgtgagacagaaacagaaataaTGTTCATCATTCATTTGCTGACAGCTCAAGGATGCAGTCATGTGAATTTAGAGAACAATTAGAACATTCTGAATCCTTTTTGGTCTTTTAGGTTAAAAGAAAACACAGATGAAACATACAACACTGAACGAAAGCTTTTCAGTTTAAATTTTCATCTTCCGTTCATTCTGTTTACAGTACATATAACTTAGTGCAGTCTCAATAGGCCAACTTGAATATTTTTCAACTGATGTGACTTTCAAAATGTTGACA
Encoded proteins:
- the LOC121680334 gene encoding lysozyme C II-like isoform X1, which gives rise to MAQQDIDQTNSSSDINMRAVVLLLLVTVASAKVFERCELARKLKSAGMGGSLSDWVCLAKWESDYNTQAINRHNTDGSTDYGIFQINNNYWCKDPNFKSKANGCGISCSALLSDNIQPSISCAKRIASEQGMSAWVAWVKHCQGDTRSYIAGCGV
- the LOC121680334 gene encoding lysozyme C II-like isoform X2, producing the protein MRAVVLLLLVTVASAKVFERCELARKLKSAGMGGSLSDWVCLAKWESDYNTQAINRHNTDGSTDYGIFQINNNYWCKDPNFKSKANGCGISCSALLSDNIQPSISCAKRIASEQGMSAWVAWVKHCQGDTRSYIAGCGV